The Bartonella birtlesii IBS 325 genome has a window encoding:
- a CDS encoding DNA translocase FtsK: MKQLSQQVIRKPFGEKKEEHKLLRENVVQKTKPVLHLSDDAFFECGFFMSEKIDAKISEEDITSIDGINNEIAYDAAVSFEESITALYRILEYRFPQFYDSITSESPAEQLRGSEQTSKLIHSKNATVEEAKTCRSKFVVKDSTERFAEEKTKEPKTIRNITDSTTEVTAKNSENFSIMKLKSKVFLSTRTSLGNYDSTFTSNTQSFNNGTYEFPPIDLLQEPTFHESTIISQESLECGAGLLESVLEDFGIKGEIIHVHPGPVVTMYEFEPAAGVKSSRVINLSDDIARSMSAISTRVAVIPGRNVIGIELPNAVRETVYLRELIQTSSFRESQFKLALALGKGINGEPVIAELAKMPHLLVAGTTGSGKSVAINTMILSILYRMTPQQCRLIMVDPKMLELSVYDGIPHLLTPVVTDPKKAVTALKWAVREMEERYRKMAKLGVRNIDGFNARVTLAAQKGETIMCTVQSGFDKESGEMLYHEEAMDLTQLPYIVVIVDEMADLMMVAGKEIENAIQRLAQMARAAGIHLIMATQRPSVDVITGTIKANFPTRISFQVTSKIDSRTILGEQGAETLLGQGDMLHMVGGGRIVRVHGPLVSDEEVESIVAHLKMQGKPDYLATVTDSEDDNKENESADSSIGNFTEGNLDEDGDELYTQAVKIVMRDKKCSTSYIQRRLAIGYNKAASLVERMEEEGIVGAANHVGKREILLSEV, translated from the coding sequence TTGAAGCAATTATCACAGCAAGTTATTCGTAAGCCATTTGGCGAGAAAAAAGAGGAACATAAATTACTAAGAGAAAATGTGGTGCAAAAAACAAAGCCTGTTTTGCATCTTTCTGATGACGCATTTTTTGAGTGTGGATTCTTTATGTCAGAGAAGATTGATGCTAAAATTTCAGAAGAGGATATAACATCGATTGATGGTATAAATAATGAGATTGCATACGATGCTGCTGTTAGCTTTGAGGAATCAATTACTGCTCTTTATCGTATTCTTGAATATCGCTTCCCACAATTCTACGATTCCATTACCTCAGAATCTCCTGCGGAGCAGTTAAGAGGGAGTGAGCAAACTTCTAAGTTAATACATTCAAAGAATGCTACTGTTGAAGAAGCTAAAACCTGTCGTTCTAAGTTTGTTGTTAAAGATTCTACTGAGAGATTTGCTGAAGAAAAAACGAAGGAGCCCAAAACCATCAGAAATATTACTGATAGTACAACAGAAGTTACTGCCAAGAATTCAGAAAATTTTTCTATAATGAAATTAAAAAGTAAAGTCTTTCTATCTACTCGTACATCGTTAGGCAATTATGATTCTACTTTTACATCAAACACTCAATCTTTTAATAATGGTACTTATGAATTTCCTCCGATTGATTTGTTGCAAGAACCTACTTTTCACGAAAGCACTATAATTTCGCAGGAAAGTTTAGAGTGTGGTGCTGGGCTTTTGGAAAGTGTTTTGGAAGATTTTGGCATTAAGGGTGAAATTATCCATGTTCATCCAGGGCCTGTGGTAACAATGTATGAATTTGAGCCTGCAGCTGGAGTAAAATCATCACGAGTTATTAATCTTTCTGATGATATTGCTCGTTCTATGTCCGCTATTTCTACACGTGTTGCTGTGATCCCTGGACGCAATGTGATTGGGATTGAGTTGCCAAATGCGGTTCGTGAAACCGTTTATCTAAGAGAGTTAATCCAAACAAGTTCTTTTCGTGAAAGCCAATTTAAATTAGCTCTTGCTTTAGGAAAGGGTATTAATGGTGAGCCTGTCATTGCAGAATTAGCGAAAATGCCTCATTTACTGGTTGCAGGAACAACAGGGTCAGGAAAATCGGTTGCGATTAATACAATGATTTTATCAATTCTTTATCGAATGACACCACAGCAGTGTCGTTTGATCATGGTTGACCCTAAAATGCTAGAACTTTCTGTTTATGATGGTATTCCACATCTTTTAACACCTGTTGTGACGGACCCTAAAAAAGCAGTAACAGCTTTAAAATGGGCAGTTCGTGAAATGGAAGAGCGTTATCGCAAAATGGCTAAATTGGGTGTACGTAATATTGATGGTTTTAATGCCCGTGTCACGCTTGCAGCACAAAAAGGTGAAACGATTATGTGTACTGTACAGTCAGGCTTTGATAAGGAAAGTGGAGAAATGCTTTATCATGAAGAGGCAATGGATCTAACACAACTTCCTTATATCGTTGTGATTGTTGATGAGATGGCTGATCTCATGATGGTTGCAGGTAAAGAAATTGAAAATGCCATTCAGCGTTTAGCACAAATGGCACGTGCGGCGGGTATTCATCTTATTATGGCCACACAGCGCCCTTCCGTTGATGTTATTACAGGTACGATTAAAGCAAATTTTCCGACTCGTATTTCTTTTCAAGTAACATCAAAAATAGATAGTCGTACGATTTTAGGGGAACAAGGAGCTGAAACACTTTTGGGGCAGGGGGATATGCTTCACATGGTAGGCGGTGGGCGCATCGTACGCGTTCATGGACCACTTGTATCTGATGAAGAAGTTGAATCCATTGTAGCACATCTTAAAATGCAAGGGAAGCCTGATTATTTAGCAACGGTAACAGATAGTGAAGACGATAACAAAGAGAATGAATCTGCGGATTCAAGTATTGGAAATTTTACAGAAGGAAATCTCGATGAGGATGGTGATGAACTTTATACGCAGGCTGTGAAGATTGTCATGCGTGATAAAAAATGTTCAACATCTTATATTCAGCGTCGACTTGCGATTGGTTATAACAAAGCAGCTTCCCTCGTGGAACGCATGGAAGAAGAAGGCATTGTTGGAGCCGCTAATCATGTTGGAAAACGCGAAATTTTACTCAGTGAAGTATAA
- the mscL gene encoding large conductance mechanosensitive channel protein MscL, whose translation MLKEFKEFALKGNMIDLAIGVIIGGAFGSLVNSIVNDIFMPIIGLITGGIDFSNMFIQLAGEKQATLSAAKAAGATISYGNFITLLINFLIIAWVLFLFVKAMNKMRRKQEEEESSQKMSLEEQLLLEIRDLLAKKK comes from the coding sequence ATGCTTAAAGAGTTTAAAGAATTTGCCCTAAAAGGTAATATGATTGACCTGGCTATTGGTGTGATTATAGGAGGTGCTTTTGGTAGCTTAGTTAATTCAATTGTCAATGATATTTTTATGCCAATCATTGGACTTATTACAGGTGGAATCGATTTCTCTAATATGTTTATTCAGCTTGCTGGTGAAAAACAAGCAACATTGAGTGCTGCTAAAGCAGCTGGAGCAACCATTAGCTATGGTAATTTTATAACTTTACTTATCAATTTTCTTATTATCGCTTGGGTGCTTTTTCTCTTTGTTAAAGCTATGAATAAAATGCGTCGAAAACAAGAAGAAGAGGAAAGTTCTCAAAAGATGTCTTTAGAAGAACAGCTTTTGTTAGAAATTAGAGATCTTTTGGCTAAGAAAAAGTAA
- a CDS encoding quinone-dependent dihydroorotate dehydrogenase, whose product MNFFRCIGRSALFMLDPEYAHRLAVLGLKSGLSGYKKVVDKRLRMTVAGLEFENFIGLAAGFDKNAEVVNAIFHLGFGFTEIGTVTPKPQEGNPKPRLFRLKEDEAIINRMGFNNDGHQIVYDRLRARKQLGIVGINIGANKDTVNKIDDYTAGIAHFYAIADYFTVNISSPNTPGLRDLQARDSLHLLMNAVSQARNKQKKKHGFSTPIFLKIAPDLSEKELDDIAEEMKISDFDGLIVSNTTLSRKGLNNKLLSGEDGGLSGRPLFELSTIMLAKMRKKLGKEIVIIGVGGIRDAKTALEKIKAGADLIQLYSGMVYEGPDLAVTILEEILQFMQKDGIDNIKAYRDHSVEYWAKRAFPL is encoded by the coding sequence ATGAATTTCTTTCGCTGTATTGGTCGTTCTGCTTTATTTATGCTGGATCCAGAGTATGCGCATCGTTTAGCGGTTCTGGGGCTGAAAAGTGGATTGAGTGGTTATAAAAAAGTTGTCGATAAGCGTTTACGTATGACTGTTGCGGGGCTCGAATTTGAAAACTTTATCGGACTTGCTGCCGGATTTGATAAGAATGCAGAGGTTGTTAATGCTATTTTTCATTTAGGGTTTGGTTTTACTGAAATTGGTACAGTTACACCAAAACCTCAAGAAGGAAATCCTAAACCACGGCTGTTTCGTTTGAAAGAGGATGAAGCAATTATTAACAGAATGGGTTTTAATAATGATGGGCATCAAATTGTTTACGATAGGCTTCGTGCGCGTAAACAACTTGGCATTGTCGGAATCAATATTGGAGCCAATAAGGATACGGTCAATAAAATTGATGATTATACGGCTGGTATTGCTCACTTTTATGCTATTGCTGATTATTTTACAGTTAATATTTCTTCGCCTAATACGCCAGGGTTGCGTGATTTACAGGCGCGTGACAGTTTGCATCTTTTGATGAATGCGGTTTCGCAGGCACGTAATAAGCAAAAGAAAAAGCATGGATTTTCCACTCCTATTTTTTTAAAAATTGCTCCAGACTTATCGGAAAAGGAGTTGGATGATATTGCTGAAGAAATGAAAATTTCTGATTTTGACGGACTTATTGTTTCCAATACTACTCTTTCACGCAAAGGTCTTAATAATAAACTCTTAAGTGGTGAGGACGGAGGACTTTCTGGGCGGCCACTTTTTGAACTTTCTACCATTATGTTGGCAAAAATGCGTAAAAAATTAGGGAAAGAAATTGTAATTATCGGCGTTGGTGGTATAAGAGACGCAAAAACAGCTTTGGAAAAAATAAAAGCTGGTGCAGATTTGATACAATTGTATAGTGGAATGGTTTATGAGGGACCAGACCTTGCTGTAACTATTTTAGAAGAGATTTTGCAGTTTATGCAGAAAGATGGGATTGATAACATAAAAGCTTATCGTGATCATAGTGTTGAGTATTGGGCAAAACGTGCGTTTCCTTTGTGA